In Musa acuminata AAA Group cultivar baxijiao chromosome BXJ2-10, Cavendish_Baxijiao_AAA, whole genome shotgun sequence, a genomic segment contains:
- the LOC135626024 gene encoding uncharacterized protein LOC135626024 yields MNRAILEGLKKRVSGTLGAWVDKLSSVLWVLRTSPKSPSGESPFSLAFGTKAVLPPEVVFLTLCTATFEQNNFEEGLKANLDLLEEKRAEAHLRTLVYKKATARLYNRKVRP; encoded by the coding sequence ATGAATCGGGCAATCCTAGAAGGACTCAAGAAGAGGGTCTCGGGCACACTCGGGGCCTGGGTGGACAAACTCTCTAGTGTCCTGTGGGTGCTGCGAACGAGCCCCAAGTCCCCCTCGGGGGAATCCCCGTTCAGCTTGGCATTTGGAACCAAAGCAGTCCTTCCGCCCGAGGTGGTATTCCTGACCTTGTGCACCGCCACCTTCGAGCAAAACAACTTCGAGGAGGGACTCAAGGCTAACCTAGACCTCCTCGAAGAGAAAAGGGCCGAGGCACACCTACGCACCCTGGTCTATAAGAAAGCTACAGCCCGACTTTACAACCGTAAGGTTCGCCCTTGA